Proteins found in one Planctomycetes bacterium MalM25 genomic segment:
- the nnr_2 gene encoding Bifunctional NAD(P)H-hydrate repair enzyme Nnr translates to MTFQPMTRDEARAFDRDAIERLGVPGVVLMENAGRGCVDLMERVGIEGPVVVVCGKGNNGGDGFVIARHLMARGHACRVVLGAPPSELAGDALWAFDVLTHCHLPILDVTGVNPALVIQELDAFAGGTAWLVDALLGTGATGDPRPPYDTLIDWINAEPGRRLAVDLPSGLDCDTGEPGSPTVRAHDTATFVAPKVGFSNPAAAEFLGDVTTIGLGVPAG, encoded by the coding sequence ATGACGTTTCAGCCGATGACCCGCGACGAGGCCCGCGCCTTCGACCGCGACGCGATCGAGCGGCTCGGCGTGCCGGGCGTGGTGCTCATGGAGAACGCGGGCCGCGGGTGCGTCGATCTCATGGAGCGCGTCGGAATCGAGGGCCCGGTGGTGGTCGTCTGCGGCAAGGGGAACAACGGGGGCGACGGCTTCGTCATCGCCCGGCACCTCATGGCGCGCGGGCACGCGTGCCGCGTTGTGCTCGGCGCGCCCCCTTCGGAGCTGGCGGGCGACGCCCTCTGGGCGTTCGACGTGCTCACCCACTGTCACCTCCCGATCCTCGACGTCACGGGCGTGAACCCGGCGCTGGTGATCCAGGAGCTCGATGCCTTCGCGGGCGGAACGGCTTGGTTGGTCGACGCGCTGTTGGGGACCGGCGCGACGGGCGACCCGCGGCCCCCCTACGACACCTTGATCGATTGGATCAACGCCGAGCCGGGCCGCCGCCTCGCGGTCGATCTGCCGAGCGGCCTCGATTGCGACACGGGCGAGCCCGGCTCGCCGACCGTGCGAGCGCACGACACGGCGACCTTCGTCGCGCCGAAGGTGGGTTTCAGCAACCCGGCGGCGGCGGAGTTCTTGGGCGACGTGACGACGATCGGCCTCGGCGTCCCGGCGGGCTGA
- the virA_2 gene encoding Wide host range VirA protein produces the protein MTSSEPRTETQLLQEIERLREELRDAQQMTALGQLVSTTTHEFNNVLTTVLNYAKLGLRHTDDATRTRALEKILGAGQRAEKLTSSVLGLARNRKQEAAPTDLGSLCDETLVLLERELQKYRVGVERRYEAQGLAMVVGNQIQQVLLNLLTNARQAMPKGGLVTIRVADDPQRQAVDLSVRDTGEGIPMESLPKIFERGFSTKAGPDATGKGGAGLGLSACREMIESAGGKIRVESTVGKGTQFTLKLPRATQEALAGPTGKPIAALGVQSSDSQSAVG, from the coding sequence ATGACCTCGAGCGAACCCCGGACCGAAACGCAACTGCTGCAAGAGATCGAACGCTTGCGTGAGGAGCTGCGTGACGCGCAGCAGATGACGGCGCTCGGGCAACTCGTCAGCACCACGACGCACGAGTTCAACAACGTCCTCACGACGGTCCTCAACTACGCCAAGCTCGGCCTCCGCCACACCGACGACGCGACCCGCACCCGCGCGCTCGAGAAGATCCTGGGCGCCGGCCAGCGCGCCGAGAAGCTGACCTCCAGCGTGCTGGGACTCGCCCGCAATCGGAAGCAGGAGGCCGCGCCGACCGACCTCGGTTCGCTCTGCGACGAGACGCTCGTCCTGCTCGAACGCGAGCTGCAGAAGTACCGCGTCGGCGTGGAGCGACGGTACGAGGCGCAGGGCCTGGCGATGGTGGTCGGCAACCAGATCCAGCAGGTGCTGCTCAACCTGCTGACCAACGCCCGGCAGGCGATGCCCAAGGGGGGCCTGGTGACCATCCGCGTGGCGGACGATCCGCAGCGTCAGGCGGTCGATCTCTCCGTGCGCGACACGGGCGAGGGGATCCCGATGGAGAGCCTGCCGAAGATCTTCGAGCGGGGCTTCAGCACGAAGGCGGGCCCCGACGCCACGGGCAAAGGGGGCGCGGGCCTCGGCCTTTCGGCGTGTCGCGAGATGATCGAATCGGCGGGCGGAAAGATCCGCGTCGAGAGCACGGTCGGCAAGGGGACGCAGTTCACCCTGAAGCTGCCCCGAGCCACGCAGGAGGCGCTCGCCGGACCGACCGGCAAGCCGATCGCCGCGCTCGGCGTGCAATCCTCGGACAGCCAGTCGGCCGTCGGTTGA